In Nitratireductor mangrovi, the genomic window ATCCTACCGGATCGAGAGATTTCCGCGCTGTTCGAGGCCGGCGCGCTGACGACGCCGCGGCCGCTCGACGATGGCCAGATCCAGCCCGCGAGCCTCGATTTGCGCCTCGGCGAAACCGCCTATCGTGTGCGCGCCAGCTTCCTGCCCGGGCCCGAACACAAGGTCGCCGACAAGCTTGCCCGCCTGAAGCTGCACGAGGTCGACCTGACCGACGGCGCGGTGCTGGAGACCGGCTGCGTCTACATCGTGCCGTTGCTGGAACGGCTCGATCTGCCCGCGGGCGTGGCGGCCGCCGCCAATCCCAAGAGTTCGACCGGACGGCTCGACATCTTCACCCGCGTTATGGCCGACCATTGCGCCGAGTTCGACAAGATCCCGGAGGCGTATGCGGGCCCGCTCTATCTGGAGGTGAGCCCGCGCACCTTCCCGATCGTCGCGCGCACCGGCTCCCGCCTCTCACAGATCCGCTTCCGGCGTGGCAAGGCTGCGCTCGACGGCGAGGCACTGCTCGATCTCCATCGGACAGAGACGCTGGTCGCGTCGGAGCAGCCCAACGTCAATGGCGGCGGCATCGCGCTGTCGATCGACCTCAAGGGCGCGGCCGGGGCAGGCGGGCTCGTCGGCTACCGAGCCAAGCACCACACCGCGCTGATCGATGTCGACAAGCGCGACGCGCTCAACGTCGTCGATTATTGGGAGCCGCTTTTCATCCGCGACCAGCCGGAACTGATCCTCGATCCCGACGAGTTCTATATTCTCGTCTCGCGCGAGGCCGTGCATGTGCCGCCCGACTATGCCGCCGAAATGACGCCGTTCGACCCGCTGGTCGGTGAGTTCCGCGTGCATTATGCCGGCTTCTTCGATCCCGGCTTCGGCCATTCAGGCGCCGGCGGCACCGGCAGCCGCGCCGTTCTGGAGGTCAGGAGCCATGAGGTTCCTTTCATCCTAGAACACGGGCAGATCGTCGGCAGGCTGGTCTACGAGCACATGCTGTCGCGCCCGAAGGCGCTTTATGGCGCCGATCTCGGCTCCAACTACCAGGCCCAGGGCCTGAAGCTCTCCAAGCATTTCCGCTAGCAACGATGGTGGCGCGAGCGCTGTGCCAGCTAGTTGACGAACAGCGCGTCCTTCGCGGCACCAAGACAGGAATAAAAACCACCGGCGAACAAGGCTTCGCGAACGGTGCGGTCGGACCTTCCCCAGATCGCCTGTTTGGAGACAGAATCGAGCGGTGCTTTGGTGCTCGCAAGGAGCGGGGGGAGTTGGGCACGCGTGCAGGCGATCACGTGTGCGCGGGCGGAGTCGATCCCGCATGGCCGGGCCTGGCTACCAAGCGCGTTCGCCCGCAACGTACGGACTTCTCGGTCAGCCTGCGTTCTTAGAAACGCGACCTGATTTTTCGTGAAACCAGCCGTCCTCAGATAGGCAGCAAGCTTACCTGCGGCGGCTTTGTAGCTGTCGGCGCTGCACTGCGCCGGACGGGAGGCACCGGCCATCAGTCCCAGCGCAAGGCCGGCAGCAGCCATCTTAAGCAAGGTCACTCGCATCATCTGATCTTCCCGATCTGTCGTGTTCGTATACCCCGGTAGGGCATCTGTCATGGTGATACCGGTCAGTCCGGCAAGAGTTCCAGCAGCAGCCGGATCTGGTTGCCGCCCATCACCCTGGCGATATCGGGTTCCGCCATGCCTTCGGCGAGCAGCGCCTCGGTGAGCAGGCCGGTTCCGCTGGCGTCGAAAGGCACCCCGACCGCGCCGTCGAAATCCGAGCCGAGCCCGACATGCTCTGCCCCGATCAGGTCGGCGACGTAGCGCTGCGCCCGCGCGATGGCCGCCGCATCGTTGCCGCAGATGGCGGTTTGCCAGAAGCCGACGCCGACCAGGCCACCATTGGCCGCGATGGCGCGCAACTGGTCGTCGCTCAGGTTGCGGTTGTTGTCGCAGGTTCCCCTGACCCCGGTATGCGAGACCACCACCGGGCGCTTCGCCATCACCAGCACATCGTCGATCTGGGGCACCGAACCGTGCGAAATGTCGACGATCATGCCGACCGCCTCCATGCGTCGGATCATCTCGCGTCCGGCCTCCGTCAGCCCGCCCTTCTCGATGCCGTGCGCGGAGCCGGCCATGGCATTGTCGAAGAAATGCGTCGGCGACATCATCCGGTAGCCGGCCTCGAACATGACATCGACATTGGCCGGATCGCCTTCAAGCACCTGCGCGCCCTCGATGCCGAGCACGCCGGCGACGATTCCCGGTTCGCTGCGCCGGCGTTCCAGGAACGCGGCGAGGTCGGCTTTCGATTTCACGATGACGAAGCGGCCGTCTGAACGGGCCGCCATGTCGTGCAGCCTTTCGGCCTGGTAGAGCGCGCGCTCCTTGAGGCTGAACCAGGTGCGCAGCGGCCAGCGCTGGCCGACGGCGAGCCAGAAGACGTTGTCGGTGGTGTCGTCGTTGCGCTCGATGTTGAGCCCTTGCGGCGTCTTCGACACCAGGGTGAACATCTGCACCGCGACATTGCCTTCGATCAGGCGCGGAATGTCGACATGGCCACGGTCGCCCTTCTCGACCAGGTCGCGGCCCCAGAGCAGGGAATCGGCGTGGAGGTCGGCAACCGTCAGTGTCTCGTGGAGTCGGCGCGCCTCGTCGCTGACTTCGTAGGGTGGGGAGGCGCCCACAGGGTTCATCGAGCGCTCGACCATCTGCGGCGCGACGAAGAAGAAGATGCCGAGCCCCGCCACCACAAGCAGGACGAGGATGACGAGCGCCGCGCGGATGAACCTGCTCATGTTTCCTCCCGATATCCGGTCAATTCTTGCTTGTCTCGGCCAGTGAGCGCAACTCCTCGCGCATCGCCCTGATCTCGGCCAGGATCAGTTCCTGCTCGGTGTGCAGCGCCTTGCGCTCGGCCGTCGCCTCGGCGTCGTGCTCTTCCTGCATGGCCGAGACGATGATGCCGATGAAGAGATTGAGCACGGTGAAGGTTGTGCAGACGATGAACGGGATGAAGAACAGCCACGCCCACGGGAACACCTCCATCACCGGACGCACGATGCCCATCGACCAGCTTTCGAGCGTCATGATCTGGAACAGCGAATAGGCGGAATGCGCGATGGTTCCGAACCAGTCGGGGAAGGCCGATCCGAACAGCTTGGTCGCCATGACCGAAAAGACGTAATAGACCAGCGCCAGCAACAGCATGATCGAGCCCATGCCGGGCAGGGCGGCAATCAGCCCGCCGACGACGCGGCGCAGCGACGGCACCATGCCGACCAGCCGCAGCACGCGCAGGATACGCAGGGCCCGCAGCACCGACAGGTTGCCCGTGGCCGGCATAAGGGCCAGACCGACCACGACGAGGTCGAAAATACGCCACGGATCGCGGAAGAAATTCTTTCGGTAAACGGCAAAACGCGTCGCGAGTTCGGCAACAAAGACGGCGAGGATGGCGCGGTCGAGCACGACCAGCAACGGGCCCACCGCCTGCATGGCCCGCTCGGACGTTTCAAGCCCCAGCGTGATCGCGTTGACGATGATGAGGGCCGTGATGGCGAGGTCGAAATGACGGGATTCGATCAGGGATTTGAGGCGGGTCACGGCGGGAGGGCTCCGGGCTGGATCACGGGGTTTCGGGTAAAGCGGGCTGGCTTCGGCTCCGAGATAGGCGTTCGGTGCAGCCACGACCAGCCCGATTGATGCCCCGAGGGACTCAAAAAGCGGCGGCTCCGACACTAGATGACCAGATGCCGGAGTTGGTCCGCTTCCGGTTGCTGGAGGAGCGAATGAGCCGTCTCGACAGCTTCATCCGCCGCATGTCGGCCCAGCGCGACATCCTGAACGTCATCTCGGAGGATGTCGCCGGTCTCGACGGGCCCATCGTCGAACTCGGGCTGGGCAACGGGCGCACCTACGATCATCTGCGTTCGCTTTTCCCGGAACGCCGCATCATCGTGTTTGACCGCAAGATGGCCGCCTTTGCATCCTCCAAGCCGGCCGCGAGGGATTTCGTCGAGGGCGAGATCCACGACACGACGCCTGAATTCGCCGGCATCGATGCCGCGCTCGTCCATTCCGACGTGGCGACCGGCTATGCCGAGATCGATGACGAGACCATCACCTGGCTGGCCGATATTACAGTGCCGCTGTTGCAGCCGGGCGGCTTCGCCGCCAGCGGCATGCCGCTCAACGATGCCAGGCTCGAACCACTCGACCTGCCGCCGACGGTCGCCGCGGGGCGGTATTTCCTTTACCGGCGGGTTGCGTGAGCTTCGTTTGCACGACCTGCATCGGAGGCCTTGACGGCAAGCGGGTGGTCGCCGATTAATGTTCTCCGCGCGGGTGTAGTTCAGAGGTAGAACGCAAGCTTCCCAAGCTTGATGTCGTGGGTTCGATTCCCATCGCCCGCTCCACCCTCAAACCAGTTGCGAAATCCTGGCAGCACCTCCAAGCGCGGAGTTCGGGGCGAAGGCCGCTCAGCCCCGCATCCCGCCCAATTCGGCCAGCAGCGCCGCGCCTGTCCTGATGCCGTCGATGAAATTGTCGAGCTTCAGGTTCTCGTTGGGGGCGTGGTTGGCCTCGTCGGCATTGGCGTAAGGGATGACGAAGGCAGGCAGGCCGAGGATCTTGGTGAAGACATAGTCGGGCAGGCTGCCGCCGACGGTCGGGTAAAGCAGCGGCTCGACGCCGCGTGCGGCGACCACGGCGCGCCGGATCGGCTCGGCGAAGGGCGAGTCCATCGGCGTCTTCGACGGCAGCATGCCGTTGAGCGGCACGAACTCGACCTCGGGTGCGTGGCGCTCGACATGGGCGCGCACCTTGTCGAAGGCGTAGTCCGGTGTCAGCGGCTCGACCAGGCGGATGTCGCATTTCACGAAGGCCTCGCAGGGCAGAACGGTCTTCATGCCGGGCCCGCCATAACCGCCGTGGAAGCCGTTGATGGTGAGCGTCGGATGGAACATCAGCCGGTCGAAATAGGCGCGCCCGGCCGGCGCATCAAGGCGTTCCAGGCCAAGCTCCTGCTTGACCGCCTCGACGTCGAGCGGCAGGCGCTCGACGGCGTCGCGCTCCAGGTTGGTCGGCGGGATCACCGGCTCTGTCAAACCCTCGATGGTGATCTCGCCGTCCTCGTTCTTCATCGTGGCGAGCAGGTGCACCAAAGTCCACACGGCATTGGGCACCACGCCGCCAAAATTGCCGGAATGGACGTCGCGTGAGGCCGTCCTGGCCCTGAGTTCGAAGGCGGCGACGCCACGCACGCCGAAGGTGACGACCGGCGCGCCGGTCTCGTGCAGAGGCCCGTCCGAGGTTACGACGAGGTCGGCCTTCAGCCTGTCGCCATGCGCATGCACGAACTCGGCGATATGCGGGCTGCCGATCTCCTCCTCGCCCTCAAGCAGGAAGATGACGTTGCACGGCAACTCGCCATTGACGGCCAGGTGCGATTCAAGCGCCAGCAGCTGCGCGAAATGCTGGCCCTTGTTGTCGCCGATGCCGCGCGCGTAAATGCGCCCGTCGCGGATCGTCGGCTCGAAGGGCGGGCTGGTCCAGAGCTCCAGCGGGTCCGGTGGCTGTACGTCGTAGTGGCCGTAAAGCAGCACGGTCGGCTTGTCGGGCGAAACGTCGCGGCGGCCGAGCACCATCGGGTGGCCGCTGGTCGGCACCGTCTCCGCCTCCATGCCGAGTTTCTGCAAAAAGCCCACCAGCATCGCGGCGACCTCGCCGATACCCTGATTGTGGGCGCTGATGCTCGGATGGCGCACATAGTCCATCACCCGGCGGATGAAATCGTCGCGGTTGGCCTCGATATGGTCGAAAATGCCGGCAAGCGGCGAGGAATGCTCGTTCACGCTCTGTCGTCCTCGTTGCGGGTCAGGATCAGTGCGCCGGTCGCGTGGACGCCGCCGTTCCAGCCGGGCGGCACCAGCGTGGTGGTGTCGAGCTGGGTCAAGACCATCGGCCCGGCGAG contains:
- a CDS encoding 2'-deoxycytidine 5'-triphosphate deaminase codes for the protein MRKTGILPDREISALFEAGALTTPRPLDDGQIQPASLDLRLGETAYRVRASFLPGPEHKVADKLARLKLHEVDLTDGAVLETGCVYIVPLLERLDLPAGVAAAANPKSSTGRLDIFTRVMADHCAEFDKIPEAYAGPLYLEVSPRTFPIVARTGSRLSQIRFRRGKAALDGEALLDLHRTETLVASEQPNVNGGGIALSIDLKGAAGAGGLVGYRAKHHTALIDVDKRDALNVVDYWEPLFIRDQPELILDPDEFYILVSREAVHVPPDYAAEMTPFDPLVGEFRVHYAGFFDPGFGHSGAGGTGSRAVLEVRSHEVPFILEHGQIVGRLVYEHMLSRPKALYGADLGSNYQAQGLKLSKHFR
- a CDS encoding dipeptidase — translated: MSRFIRAALVILVLLVVAGLGIFFFVAPQMVERSMNPVGASPPYEVSDEARRLHETLTVADLHADSLLWGRDLVEKGDRGHVDIPRLIEGNVAVQMFTLVSKTPQGLNIERNDDTTDNVFWLAVGQRWPLRTWFSLKERALYQAERLHDMAARSDGRFVIVKSKADLAAFLERRRSEPGIVAGVLGIEGAQVLEGDPANVDVMFEAGYRMMSPTHFFDNAMAGSAHGIEKGGLTEAGREMIRRMEAVGMIVDISHGSVPQIDDVLVMAKRPVVVSHTGVRGTCDNNRNLSDDQLRAIAANGGLVGVGFWQTAICGNDAAAIARAQRYVADLIGAEHVGLGSDFDGAVGVPFDASGTGLLTEALLAEGMAEPDIARVMGGNQIRLLLELLPD
- a CDS encoding ion transporter — encoded protein: MTRLKSLIESRHFDLAITALIIVNAITLGLETSERAMQAVGPLLVVLDRAILAVFVAELATRFAVYRKNFFRDPWRIFDLVVVGLALMPATGNLSVLRALRILRVLRLVGMVPSLRRVVGGLIAALPGMGSIMLLLALVYYVFSVMATKLFGSAFPDWFGTIAHSAYSLFQIMTLESWSMGIVRPVMEVFPWAWLFFIPFIVCTTFTVLNLFIGIIVSAMQEEHDAEATAERKALHTEQELILAEIRAMREELRSLAETSKN
- a CDS encoding class I SAM-dependent methyltransferase — encoded protein: MSRLDSFIRRMSAQRDILNVISEDVAGLDGPIVELGLGNGRTYDHLRSLFPERRIIVFDRKMAAFASSKPAARDFVEGEIHDTTPEFAGIDAALVHSDVATGYAEIDDETITWLADITVPLLQPGGFAASGMPLNDARLEPLDLPPTVAAGRYFLYRRVA
- a CDS encoding M20/M25/M40 family metallo-hydrolase, whose protein sequence is MNEHSSPLAGIFDHIEANRDDFIRRVMDYVRHPSISAHNQGIGEVAAMLVGFLQKLGMEAETVPTSGHPMVLGRRDVSPDKPTVLLYGHYDVQPPDPLELWTSPPFEPTIRDGRIYARGIGDNKGQHFAQLLALESHLAVNGELPCNVIFLLEGEEEIGSPHIAEFVHAHGDRLKADLVVTSDGPLHETGAPVVTFGVRGVAAFELRARTASRDVHSGNFGGVVPNAVWTLVHLLATMKNEDGEITIEGLTEPVIPPTNLERDAVERLPLDVEAVKQELGLERLDAPAGRAYFDRLMFHPTLTINGFHGGYGGPGMKTVLPCEAFVKCDIRLVEPLTPDYAFDKVRAHVERHAPEVEFVPLNGMLPSKTPMDSPFAEPIRRAVVAARGVEPLLYPTVGGSLPDYVFTKILGLPAFVIPYANADEANHAPNENLKLDNFIDGIRTGAALLAELGGMRG